One stretch of Pseudomonadota bacterium DNA includes these proteins:
- a CDS encoding cell wall-binding protein, translated as MKKTFVRSMVIMVIMAVSMFFAGSGVVQAQAADEAGTMYVVTYGKGIILTSPDSETWTIRSYGAQVPLADVEYGNGTFVAVGARGMIVTASQDGATWTIRQSGVTSDLWAVKYAKAKGIFVAVGSAGTVTTSPDGYTWTKRANLSPYAMRNLAYGKDNFVTIGEMGYIYNSPDGINWVRRGNLQFTDHLFGMAYAKGTFTAVGANGRIMTSPDDGVTWTQRYSGTTEYLSGIAYGNQRFVAVGAYGTIVTSPDSWNWTTAISGSQSWLGAIVRAGKKFIAVGTDGTILTSPDGISWSPKL; from the coding sequence ATGAAAAAGACGTTTGTACGATCAATGGTTATTATGGTTATTATGGCAGTTTCTATGTTTTTCGCAGGTTCAGGTGTTGTGCAGGCGCAAGCGGCCGATGAAGCGGGGACCATGTATGTTGTCACGTATGGCAAGGGCATTATACTGACTTCGCCTGACAGCGAAACGTGGACTATTAGGAGTTACGGGGCTCAAGTACCTCTTGCCGACGTGGAATACGGTAACGGTACATTTGTGGCGGTGGGCGCCCGCGGTATGATCGTGACAGCCTCACAGGACGGGGCAACATGGACCATCCGGCAGTCCGGCGTCACCAGCGACCTCTGGGCCGTCAAGTATGCAAAAGCAAAAGGGATCTTCGTGGCAGTCGGCAGTGCGGGTACGGTCACCACTTCGCCAGACGGATACACATGGACCAAAAGGGCTAACTTGAGCCCCTATGCCATGAGGAATCTCGCCTACGGCAAGGATAATTTTGTCACCATCGGCGAGATGGGCTACATCTACAACTCACCGGACGGTATCAACTGGGTACGTCGGGGCAACCTGCAATTTACCGACCACCTCTTTGGAATGGCTTATGCTAAGGGAACGTTTACAGCCGTCGGGGCAAACGGGAGAATCATGACGTCGCCCGACGACGGAGTAACATGGACACAGCGTTATTCAGGAACGACAGAGTATCTCTCTGGTATCGCATATGGTAATCAGAGATTTGTAGCCGTGGGTGCATATGGCACGATCGTGACGTCGCCTGATTCATGGAACTGGACCACAGCAATCTCGGGTTCACAAAGCTGGCTTGGGGCAATTGTTCGTGCGGGTAAGAAATTTATTGCTGTCGGTACGGATGGCACGATATTAACATCGCCAGACGGGATAAGCTGGTCACCAAAACTCTAA
- a CDS encoding DUF748 domain-containing protein, giving the protein MNSSFFHLSRRRVWVLSSIAAVILGIVALSYLISSESLRRYMENRINSNLKGYTVHIGKAYFHPLAFSLDLDNLILVQEANPNPPIANINRLHASVHWREVLTGHLVGDLSFSRPKFYINLTHVRKEKESKVPLKQKGWQEALASVYPLKINALTIHDGEVTYVDEGPYKPLQMNRINFLASNIRNIHYPDNVYPSPIHLEGRIFEKGRIAVDGYANFLGEPHPWAKAGIDLSDMDLSYFNPIMTRRNISIRRGILSAKGVLEYNPHITAVNLKNLDINGADVDYLHLPQTVAVEKKRIRQVVRTAKELSNEPASKIRIEVLRIKASNFGYVNRTTRPNYRLSIDQMEANLRNFSNQITEGPATFELKGKFMGTGNTKVTGTFRPETKNPDFNVSVAIENTQMPAMSDLFRVYGNFDIKSGLFSFYSELSIKDNKVNGYIKPIFKDMKVYDSRSRQEKSLSHTLYVWTVGGISKLLENRARNEVATRAAVSGTLESPGTSTWEIFINLLRNAFIKSIIPGFEKKLSQPEE; this is encoded by the coding sequence ATGAATAGCAGTTTTTTCCATTTAAGCAGACGGAGAGTCTGGGTTCTCTCAAGTATCGCCGCGGTAATCCTGGGCATCGTTGCACTCTCTTATCTGATAAGCAGTGAATCCCTGCGGCGGTATATGGAGAACAGGATCAATAGTAATTTGAAGGGATATACGGTCCATATCGGAAAGGCTTATTTCCATCCCCTCGCCTTCTCTCTGGATCTTGACAATCTGATTCTGGTGCAGGAGGCCAATCCGAATCCGCCCATCGCGAACATCAACCGGCTTCACGCAAGCGTTCATTGGAGGGAAGTGCTCACCGGCCATCTGGTGGGTGATTTATCGTTCAGCCGACCGAAGTTCTACATCAACTTAACCCATGTTCGTAAAGAGAAGGAGAGCAAGGTTCCCCTCAAACAGAAAGGATGGCAGGAAGCCCTCGCGTCCGTATATCCCCTCAAGATAAACGCACTTACAATCCATGACGGGGAGGTTACCTATGTGGATGAAGGACCTTACAAGCCACTCCAAATGAACAGGATCAATTTCCTGGCCTCCAACATCCGGAATATCCATTATCCTGACAATGTCTACCCTTCGCCCATCCACCTGGAGGGAAGAATTTTCGAGAAAGGCAGAATCGCTGTTGACGGATATGCCAATTTTCTTGGAGAGCCTCACCCCTGGGCCAAGGCGGGCATCGACCTGAGTGATATGGATTTGAGCTATTTCAACCCGATTATGACCCGCCGTAATATTTCCATCCGAAGAGGAATTCTGTCAGCAAAGGGAGTTCTGGAATATAACCCCCATATCACTGCAGTCAACCTGAAGAATCTGGACATTAACGGGGCTGATGTTGATTATCTCCACCTTCCGCAAACTGTGGCCGTGGAGAAGAAAAGGATCCGGCAGGTTGTGCGCACGGCAAAAGAACTGAGTAACGAGCCCGCCTCGAAGATCAGGATAGAGGTGCTCAGGATCAAAGCAAGCAATTTCGGGTACGTAAACAGGACGACCCGGCCCAATTATCGCCTCTCTATCGATCAAATGGAAGCAAACCTGAGAAACTTCAGCAATCAGATCACAGAGGGTCCGGCAACATTCGAATTGAAGGGCAAGTTCATGGGAACGGGCAATACTAAAGTGACCGGCACCTTCCGGCCGGAAACGAAGAATCCTGATTTCAATGTCAGTGTGGCTATTGAGAATACTCAGATGCCGGCTATGAGCGATCTTTTCCGAGTCTACGGAAATTTTGATATCAAATCGGGTCTCTTCTCCTTCTATTCGGAGTTGTCGATCAAAGATAACAAAGTGAACGGTTACATAAAACCCATCTTCAAAGACATGAAGGTTTACGACAGTCGTTCAAGACAGGAGAAGAGCCTCTCCCATACGCTCTACGTGTGGACGGTGGGAGGCATATCAAAGCTTCTCGAAAACAGAGCCCGTAATGAGGTGGCGACCAGAGCCGCTGTCTCCGGAACTCTCGAAAGTCCCGGCACGAGTACCTGGGAGATTTTCATCAACCTTCTCCGGAATGCATTCATCAAATCAATCATTCCGGGATTTGAAAAAAAATTGAGTCAGCCGGAAGAATAG
- a CDS encoding lmo0937 family membrane protein, which translates to MLSTIAVILIVLWLLGLVTGYTMGYFIHILLVVAIIVVLVRVIQGRRVL; encoded by the coding sequence ATGTTATCGACGATTGCTGTAATACTGATAGTTCTGTGGCTGCTGGGGCTGGTGACCGGCTATACGATGGGTTATTTTATTCATATTCTACTGGTTGTTGCCATCATCGTCGTGCTGGTCAGAGTCATTCAGGGGCGACGAGTGTTGTAA
- a CDS encoding BON domain-containing protein, translated as MPVWASEMDDRIESSARKSYVFKTYLQANDIKIQSMEGVVILTGTVSKESHKSLAVETVASLPGVKSVDNRLEVKGESPAENSDAWLMEKVRATLVFHRSVDAGSTNIYVKDGIVTLRGDAASKAQKDLTTEYTKDVEGVKDVNNEMIVSGASAKPKTTVGEDIDDASITAQVKMSLLYHRSTSAINTKVETNNGVVTLYGKAKNASEKDLAAKFANDISGVKNVNNRMTIE; from the coding sequence GTGCCTGTGTGGGCGTCCGAGATGGATGACCGCATCGAATCATCCGCAAGGAAGTCCTATGTGTTCAAGACCTATCTTCAGGCTAATGATATTAAAATCCAGTCCATGGAGGGCGTTGTTATCTTAACGGGAACTGTCTCCAAAGAATCCCACAAGTCATTGGCCGTGGAGACCGTGGCGAGCTTGCCCGGGGTCAAGAGTGTGGACAACAGGCTGGAAGTCAAAGGGGAATCCCCCGCTGAGAACTCGGATGCGTGGCTCATGGAAAAGGTGAGAGCTACACTCGTGTTTCATAGGAGCGTAGACGCCGGTAGCACCAATATTTATGTTAAAGACGGCATCGTGACCCTGCGAGGTGATGCTGCCAGTAAGGCACAAAAGGATCTGACGACCGAATACACCAAGGATGTGGAAGGAGTCAAAGATGTAAATAATGAGATGATAGTATCCGGGGCTTCTGCAAAGCCAAAAACAACAGTAGGTGAAGATATTGATGACGCTTCCATCACCGCCCAGGTCAAGATGTCCTTACTCTACCATCGCTCGACCAGCGCCATAAACACTAAGGTAGAGACGAATAATGGTGTGGTCACATTGTATGGCAAGGCCAAAAACGCATCTGAAAAAGACCTGGCCGCCAAATTCGCCAACGACATAAGCGGTGTTAAAAACGTAAATAACCGGATGACCATCGAGTAG
- a CDS encoding DUF3185 domain-containing protein, with protein MKPKIIIAIMLIALGIAAFAYQGITYTTREKVVDLGPIQVTAEKTKTLPLPPIVGAIALVGGIVLLVAGIKKD; from the coding sequence ATGAAACCAAAGATCATAATTGCGATCATGCTGATTGCCCTGGGAATCGCGGCATTCGCTTACCAGGGCATTACCTACACAACCAGAGAGAAAGTCGTTGATCTTGGCCCCATCCAGGTGACGGCTGAGAAAACTAAAACGTTGCCGCTGCCGCCCATTGTGGGGGCTATTGCGCTCGTGGGCGGCATCGTGCTGCTGGTTGCGGGAATAAAGAAAGACTGA
- a CDS encoding glycine zipper domain-containing protein has product MKRIVIIFVMFAFVFTFVGCAGMSRTQQTTLSGAGIGAVGGGVLGALVGGSPLVGAAIGAGVGGAAGYIVGEHK; this is encoded by the coding sequence ATGAAACGTATTGTAATTATTTTTGTTATGTTTGCTTTTGTTTTTACCTTTGTCGGATGTGCAGGAATGAGTAGAACACAACAGACTACACTGAGCGGGGCAGGCATTGGCGCTGTCGGCGGCGGCGTACTTGGCGCATTGGTTGGAGGAAGCCCTCTTGTTGGAGCAGCCATCGGTGCCGGTGTAGGCGGAGCCGCAGGCTACATAGTCGGCGAGCATAAGTAG